In the genome of Ignavibacteriales bacterium, one region contains:
- a CDS encoding orotate phosphoribosyltransferase, translating to MNSSENYVLNIFRQTGALLEGHFLLTSGRHSNIYFQCAKVLQHPEYTELLCSKIAENFKHQVIDTVIAPAIGGIVVGQEVARILKKRSIFAEREDKTLTLRRGFSLAEGEKVLVCEDVVTTGGSVFEVIDIVKSYGAEVVGVGFIVDRSNGKVNFGFPQFSTMQIEAVSFSPDECELCKKGLELVKPGSRKILK from the coding sequence ATGAACTCAAGTGAAAATTATGTGTTAAATATATTCAGACAGACAGGTGCCTTACTCGAAGGGCATTTTCTTTTAACATCCGGCAGACACAGCAATATTTATTTTCAATGTGCAAAAGTATTGCAACATCCAGAGTACACTGAATTATTATGCTCCAAGATTGCGGAAAATTTTAAACACCAGGTGATTGATACAGTTATTGCACCTGCAATCGGCGGTATTGTAGTTGGTCAGGAAGTAGCAAGAATATTAAAGAAGCGAAGCATCTTCGCTGAAAGGGAAGATAAAACCCTGACACTTCGTCGTGGATTTTCTCTTGCAGAGGGAGAAAAAGTACTAGTCTGTGAAGATGTGGTAACAACAGGCGGATCAGTATTTGAGGTTATTGATATCGTAAAGTCATACGGCGCCGAAGTTGTAGGTGTTGGATTTATTGTTGATCGCAGTAATGGTAAAGTAAATTTTGGATTCCCACAGTTCAGCACAATGCAGATAGAGGCTGTTTCATTTTCACCAGATGAATGCGAGTTATGCAAGAAGGGACTTGAACTTGTAAAACCGGGCTCCAGGAAAATTCTTAAATGA